The following proteins come from a genomic window of Vanessa tameamea isolate UH-Manoa-2023 chromosome 6, ilVanTame1 primary haplotype, whole genome shotgun sequence:
- the Camkii gene encoding calcium/calmodulin-dependent protein kinase type II alpha chain has product MANPNRESVSTRFSDNYDLKEELGKGAFSIVRRAVQKSTGYEFAAKIINTKKLSARDFQKLEREARICRKLQHPNIVRLHDSIQEEHFHYLVFDLVTGGELFEDIVAREFYSEADASHCIQQILESVHHCHHNGVVHRDLKPENLLLASKAKGAAVKLADFGLAIEVQGDQQAWFGFAGTPGYLSPEVLKKEPYGKPVDIWACGVILYILLVGYPPFWDEDQHRLYGQIKAGAYDYPSPEWDTVTPEAKSLINQMLTVNPSKRITASEALKHPWICHRERVASVMHRQETVDCLKKFNARRKLKGAILTTMLATRNFSGKSMVNKKGDGSQVKESTDSSTTLEDDDLDKDKKGVDRACTVISKEHDEESLTKADSFGKARGDSNASLRRAEVIKATEVLIDAINNGDYETYSKLCDPTVTAFDPDALGNLIEGVEFHKFFIDNTPTHVKTNTTILNPRVHLLGDDVAVIAYVCVTQSVDGEGRRSTNQTQETRIWHKRFNKWTAVHFHRS; this is encoded by the coding sequence atggcGAATCCAAATCGTGAAAGTGTTAGTACGCGCTTCTCGGATAATTATGACCTCAAAGAAGAATTAGGGAAGGGGGCATTTTCAATAGTAAGACGCGCTGTTCAAAAATCAACTGGATACGAATTTGCGGCCAAAATAATCAATACCAAGAAACTTTCGGCCAGAGATTTTCAAAAATTAGAAAGAGAAGCTCGAATTTGTCGAAAATTACAACATCCCAATATCGTGAGATTACATGACTCTATTCAAGAGGAACATTTTCACTATCTCGTATTTGATTTAGTGACTGGTGGTGAATTATTTGAAGATATAGTAGCACGAGAGTTTTATTCTGAAGCAGATGCATCTCACTGTATTCAACAAATTTTGGAATCCGTGCATCATTGCCATCATAATGGAGTTGTTCATAGAGACCTCAAACCTGAAAACTTATTACTTGCCAGCAAAGCTAAAGGAGCTGCAGTGAAATTAGCTGATTTCGGACTCGCTATCGAAGTCCAGGGTGATCAACAAGCATGGTTTGGATTCGCCGGTACTCCTGGATATCTGTCACCAGAAGTGCTTAAAAAAGAACCCTACGGCAAGCCAGTGGATATATGGGCATGTggcgttatattatatattttgttagttgGATACCCACCATTTTGGGATGAAGATCAACATCGATTATATGGACAAATTAAAGCTGGTGCTTATGATTATCCATCTCCCGAATGGGATACTGTAACGCCTGAAGCTAAAAGTCTAATTAACCAAATGTTGACGGTTAACCCGAGCAAGAGAATAACTGCTTCTGAGGCATTGAAGCACCCATGGATCTGCCATCGTGAGCGTGTTGCATCGGTTATGCATAGACAAGAAACAGTGGACTGTTTGAAGAAATTCAATGCTCGCCGCAAATTGAAGGGGGCCATTTTAACCACTATGCTCGCTACTCGCAACTTTTCTGGCAAATCCATGGTCAATAAGAAAGGAGATGGTTCGCAAGTAAAAGAATCAACTGATAGTAGTACTACCTTAGAAGATGATGATCTGGACAAAGACAAAAAGGGAGTTGACAGAGCGTGTACAGTCATCTCTAAAGAGCACGATGAAGAGAGTCTCACTAAAGCGGACTCGTTTGGGAAGGCTCGCGGCGACAGTAATGCTTCTCTGCGCCGAGCAGAAGTAATCAAAGCTACTGAAGTTCTGATCGATGCCATTAATAATGGAGATTATGAAACTTATTCGAAATTATGTGATCCCACTGTTACTGCATTTGATCCAGACGCACTAGGAAATCTCATAGAAGGCGTAGAGTTCCATAAATTCTTTATTGATAACACCCCAACGCACGTAAAAACAAATACTACAATTTTAAATCCCAGAGTACACTTACTTGGAGATGATGTAGCTGTTATAGCTTATGTGTGTGTAACGCAGAGTGTGGACGGTGAAGGGCGACGGTCTACAAACCAGACTCAAGAAACACGTATTTGGCACAAACGCTTCAACAAGTGGACTGCAGTTCACTTCCATCGCTCCTAA
- the Bora gene encoding uncharacterized protein Bora gives MSDKNDNSINNKKSTPPTSGNVRNPFDKVLIESLHKPICSPGMCKMYKASSNGSFKWDIDQACTLVPADIVACNSQFEPSPDPVLEKIAEEANEKFFSQEMVMPSPLEISKKIKPLQTSADSSNLIITSFVSEKTLIVREVAAQTMLTLPPNLPPEIENILKPFCTYTQEQDIYGEYEITANGSLRRKLFFEEHSDMEHDESEQTDDEINIEQQPLSSYEAHTPVLFSPDLSRDLVAKGMKRTFGTPLHKGQMSNKPCYRNKILDVVDFGEPCFSPIEFRTPKRSNKESKTPSSFASASISPVTKATSSDEEKNNFTSPESETMATCLDCIVSEPESDKKGTCFCKATPNKSILKRSTSLKDSPQKTRSGSFLEKRSVSLSSLSRSRSVQKLDFSIDMSIDGSIHNNSQVDSECSAVSKQVVWSIEEDTGIHQFVRSESFKERSHEVQSSTKILSVNLLDDTPIKSKRKTNVLCHEISKIRASVALSPMHMSLDSSLDNFDIPLSMEDKKIDFNNVDLKFLTENVSQLDYNTNSTKTGDSSTTFKRVDSGFNENTFYANASSYYESAIKPSELTVTMNTSKTALKEISNVNWMRVDSGFKDETSTDSMQFYPNSESSSKKTTYRFSEVKMQDKENVEEFDRFLIQTPNKNNAISMSDIFTEDLAFNCNFSSTPSKNKSRKANS, from the exons ATGagtgataaaaatgataattctatcaataataaaaaatctacacCCCCAACGAGTGGCAACGTTCGGAATCCCTTtgataaagttttaattgaaaGCTTACACAAACCAATATGCAg tcctGGTATGTGTAAAATGTATAAAGCGTCTAGCAATGGATCATTCAAATGGGATATAGACCAAGCATGTACCTTGGTACCCGCCGATATTGTGGCTTGCAATAGTCAGTTTGAACCATCGCCTGATCCCGTTTTAGAAAAGATCGCAGAGGAAGCAaacgaaaa ATTTTTCTCACAAGAGATGGTGATGCCTAGTCCATtggaaatttcaaaaaaaatcaaacctcTGCAAACGTCTGCTGATAGTAGTAATCTTATCATTACTAGCTTTGTTAGCGAAAAAACACTTATTGTTAGAGAAG ttgCCGCTCAAACTATGCTTACCCTGCCTCCAAATCTTCCTCCTGAGATAGAAAACATCTTAAAACCATTCTGCACTTACACACAG GAACAGGATATATATGGTGAATATGAAATCACAGCAAATGGTTCATTGAGACGGAAGTTATTTTTCGAGGAACACAGTGACATGGAACATGATGAATCTGAACAAACTGATGATGAGATTAACATAGAACAACAACCCCTTTCTAGCTATGAGGCTCACACACCTGTTTTATTTAGTCCTGATTTG agTCGTGACTTAGTAGCCAAAGGTATGAAACGAACATTTGGAACCCCGCTCCACAAAGGTCAAATGAGTAACAAACCATGTTATCGTAACAAGATACTTGATGTTGTTGATTTTGGTGAACCATGCTTTAGCCCAATTGAGTTCAGGACACCTAAGCGCAGTAACAAAGAGTCCAAGACACCTTCATCCTTTGCAAGTGCTTCTATATCACCTGTCACCAAAGCTACTTCCAGTGATGAAGAg aaaaataatttcacatcGCCTGAATCTGAAACAATGGCAACTTGCCTTGATTGTATTGTATCTGAGCCTGAGAGTGACAAGAAAGGAACTTGTTTTTGTAAAGCAACACCAAATAAATCGATTTTGAAAAGAAGTACATCACTTAAAGATTCACCACAAAAAACAAGGAGTGGTTCCTTTTTGGAAAAGCGCAGTGTTAGCTTGTCAAGTTTGTCGAGAAGTCGGTCAGTTCAAAAACTCGACTTTAGTATAGACATGAGCATTGATGGATCCATTCATAATAATTCtcaag TGGATTCAGAGTGTTCTGCAGTTAGTAAACAAGTCGTGTGGTCCATCGAAGAGGATACCGGCATCCATCAATTCGTGAGGTCGGAATCTTTCAAGGAGCGGTCACACGAAGTACAGTCTTCCACTAAAATACTTAGTGTTAATTTATTAGATGATACTCCTATTAAGAGTAAACGCAAGACAAATGTTTTATGTCATGAGATTAGTAAAATTCGTGCATCGGTCGCACTTAGTCCTATGCACATGTCCTTAGATAGCAGCTTAGACAATTTTGATATTCCATTAAGTATGGAGGATAAGAAGatagattttaataatgttgatCTCAAATTTTTGACTGAAAATGTATCTCAATTGGACTACAACACGAATAGTACAAAAACTGGCGACAGTTCGACCACTTTCAAAAGAGTTGATAGTGGTTTTAATGAGAATACATTCTACGCAAACGCTTCTAGTTACTACGAAAGTGCCATAAAACCTTCAGAGTTGACTGTGACTATGAACACTAGTAAGACTGCATTAAAAGAAATATCGAACGTAAATTGGATGAGAGTCGATAGCGGTTTTAAAGACGAGACTTCAACAGATAGTATGCAGTTCTATCCAAACAGTGAAAGTTCGAGCAAGAAGACCACATATCGTTTTTCAGAAGTGAAGATGCAAGATAAGGAGAATGTTGAGGAATTTGATAGATTTCTCATACAGACTCCGAACAAAAATAACGCCATTTCAATGTCTGATATATTTACAGAAGATTTGGCATTCAATTGTAACTTTTCATCAACACCATCTAAAAACAAATCTCGTAAAGCTAACTCGTAG
- the LOC113393164 gene encoding uncharacterized protein LOC113393164, giving the protein MDDNEVSYEPMDVDLSSNSISAMEISYVDRNFGHSPIIIKKEKDEDGIIDNEKYLNIKPLTINNLIENNKLILKRNSAYSKLIFKLVICVIVVLFSAVTYQIVYFRCNESFNMDLLRNRFVNKVHGQSAATSSLLKAIEGEMGNKIIILYGGTGVGKTYTVSLLLDNILNYGNTYHYTMPGFTQSSLDLMLGLIYCKSSVIVVDDLNKNDILTIEDHIKNLVNKSIKYSKRLTIILIYNCHSMGDRFHQRCDDKFLHDLKHSLATIEAHKYFIKFESLTEEHLRKCIESELTKKTLSESDIVEIMKNFNVTLDGCKGVYQKMKYLSII; this is encoded by the coding sequence ATGGATGATAATGAAGTAAGCTATGAACCAATGGATGTTGACTTGAGTTCTAATTCCATAAGCGCAATGGAGATTTCATATGTGGATCGAAATTTTGGACATTCACCGATAATCATTAAAAAGGAAAAAGATGAAGATGGTATTAttgataatgaaaaatatcttaacaTAAAGCCTCTGACTATTAATAATCTAATTgagaataacaaattaatacttAAAAGAAACAGTGCCTAttcaaaacttatatttaaattggttaTATGTGTAATAGTGGTACTTTTTTCTGCTGTGACAtatcaaatagtttattttagatGTAATGAAAGTTTTAATATGGATTTGCTTAGAAATCGTTTTGTAAATAAGGTACATGGACAATCTGCTGcaacatcatcattattaaaaGCAATAGAAGGTGAAATgggaaacaaaattataatattgtatggaGGTACAGGAGTTGGCAAGACATATACAGTGTCATTACTATTGGATAACATACTTAACTATGGAAACACATATCATTATACAATGCCAGGTTTTACACAATCATCATTGGATTTGATGTTAGGTCTAATATATTGCAAGTCATCTGTAATAGTTGtagatgatttaaataaaaatgatatattaaccattgaagatcatataaaaaatttggTTAATAAAAGCATAAAGTACTCTAAAAGATTAACTATTATACTGATCTATAATTGTCATTCCATGGGTGACCGATTTCATCAAAGGTGTGATGATAAATTTCTTCATGATTTAAAACATAGTTTAGCAACTATTGAagcacataaatattttattaaatttgaatcattGACTGAAGAACATTTGAGAAAATGTATCGAAAGTGAACTGACTAAAAAAACACTTAGTGAATCAGACATTGttgaaattatgaaaaacttTAATGTTACACTTGATGGTTGCAAAGGTGTCTACCAAAAGATGAAATATTTAAGCATAATTTAA